From the Lolium rigidum isolate FL_2022 chromosome 2, APGP_CSIRO_Lrig_0.1, whole genome shotgun sequence genome, one window contains:
- the LOC124690259 gene encoding WW domain-binding protein 11-like, which translates to MAAVRVADSAAAMAVAVLLLLLLTASAVESAGSSSTVVAGMVFCDQCKDGARGLFDYPLYGARVAIQCGGGDTPMTVRECSTNWFGGFSVRMEGSPDMNRCTARVVHASGHCSDSGAAEPRELTLAFRMLGLALYTVQPLLSQPDKPMDFCPAVPHAPPAPAAVAANAPSSSPPAPPLSVAAPAPVSSPAPPLPPFWRRRPRLLPPIWRRPPTVPQERPALPNPEPQPLPTPPPPSTPPPSQGSACAYDRWAVPEHRCHWKVVTPNTTVAMAFGPLAAQRYGPDMTLREALDGRGDAYRTLLREATAALLNAYYNAPGGPFLYPTTASVIDHLNGALLSSAQRVLIEGARFRRANAGGGGPAGRTKLPCELAPCGTAN; encoded by the exons ATGGCGGCTGTTCGCGTGGCCGACAGCGCCGCGGCCATGGCTGTggccgtgctgctgctgctgctgctgacggCGTCGGCGGTGGAGTCGGCGGGGAGCAGCAGCACGGTCGTCGCCGGCATGGTGTTCTGCGACCAGTGCAAGGACGGCGCCCGTGGCCTCTTCGACTACCCCCTCTACG GTGCGCGCGTGGCGATCcagtgcggcggcggcgacacCCCCATGACGGTCCGGGAGTGCAGCACCAACTGGTTCGGTGGCTTCTCCGTCAGGATGGAGGGCTCCCCGGACATGAACCGCTGCACGGCGCGCGTCGTACACGCCAGCGGCCACTGCTCCGACTCCGGCGCCGCCGAGCCGCGGGAGCTCACCCTCGCATTCCGCATGCTCGGCCTCGCGCTCTACACCGTCCAGCCGCTCCTCTCCCAGCCCGACAAACCCATGGACTTCTGCCCCGCCGTCCCGCACGCCCCTCCCGCTCCGGCCGCGGTTGCTGCCAACGCTCCATCGTCTTCGCCACCAGCGCCGCCTCTGTCGGTGGCAGCGCCGGCCCCAGTGTcgtctcctgcgccgcctcttccccCGTTCTGGCGCCGCAGGCCGCGGCTCCTGCCTCCCATCTGGCGCCGCCCGCCTACGGTGCCGCAGGAGCGTCCCGCCCTACCGAACCCAGAGCCCCAACCGctccccacgccgccgccaccctccacGCCACCTCCATCCCAGGGCTCGGCGTGCGCGTACGACAGGTGGGCGGTGCCAGAGCACCGATGCCACTGGAAGGTGGTGACCCCCAACACCACGGTGGCCATGGCGTTCGGCCCGCTGGCGGCGCAGCGGTACGGCCCGGACATGACCCTGCGCGAGGCGCTCGACGGCCGCGGCGACGCCTACCGTACGCTGCTCCGAGAGGCCACGGCGGCGCTGCTCAACGCTTACTACAACGCCCCCGGAGGACCCTTCCTGTACCCGACCACAGCCAGCGTCATCGACCACCTCAATGGTGCGCTCCTCAGCTCCGCCCAGCGCGTGCTCATCGAGGGCGCCCGCTTCCGCCGCgccaacgccggcggcggcgggcctgcCGGACGGACCAAGCTGCCGTGCGAGCTTGCGCCATGCGGTACAGCTAACTAG